In the genome of Ureibacillus sp. FSL W7-1570, the window TCGTTCCGGCATCAAAATCGTTCGCCTTCAAAATGGAATATTCAATGGTCTCCTCCGCCTTTTCCTCCCAATCAAAATAACCGTAGCTGCGTTTTTTTCCGTGGGTCGGGCGGAAATTTTGAATCAAGGATCTGGCCAGTTCTTCATAGGTTTCCTCTTTCAGCATATACACTTCTTTCGTGACCTCTTTTAAAAAGGAAGCCAATTCTTTGACACCTGTCCTTTGATTTCGCATCAACTTCTGTTCAAAGAAAAAAAGCAAAGTGAGGAGGCCAAGCCCTTTCATATCAATCTTCGTTCCATTTAAATCAACATCCCTTTTCCGATCCAGTTCATTCAACGGTTCAAACAGGGCGATGCGCCGGATCCGATCTCTGTATCCGCTTAATAACGCTTGCATATCCATCTGTTCCAATCGGATCCCCTCCAAATTTCCTGCAATTCTTTTGATTTTAAGATTTCCTGCGGGTAATACTTCCCTTGCGAAAACATCATCGCCAGTTGTTCTTGCTCCTTTTGCGGAAATTGGCTAATGAATTTTTCTTGAGCTTCAGTATATTGTCTTTGATATTCTTTTCCGGCGATCGGCTGTTTTTCAAGACAAGCTTTATAGAATGGCAATGCCAAATGGGCTTTGATTTTTTGGTTCAACGAATGCCAAATGGACACTCCTTCCCGGTCAATGTCGCCGAAATAGAAAAAATGATGCTGGGCGTTGACCGGATATTGGTCCTGGAACTGTTCGATGCTATGGATGATTTTCTTCCCACTTCCGTAAATCAATGTGGAAAATTCAGTGGATGGCAAAGCCGGAAGCAGACCTTGATAAGTCGTTTTATTTTCAACAATGAGGTGAAACTGTGTCTCCTTTGTGACCAGCTTGGGATGGATGGCAAACATCAACGGGTCGGAAACAGGGATGATGTTAAAAGAATGGAAGAGTCCGATACGCTCCAGCAGCTCTTTTCCCCCTTTTTCAGTGAGCCATTTTTCATCCTGGACCAGTTCAAAACTGCGCTCCGGTGCAGGAACGGACTCTTTCGGAAAACCAAATGTTTTTATGTATTCATTGATTTTGATGAGATAAGGAAGATCGTGCCGCCAAATGGAAGGATCTTTTTTGTAATATTCATCAAGGTTTATGGATGGATGGAACTTGTTGCGATAATGTTGAATCTCTTGATGGAAACCGGTTTGAAGCAGACTTTTATTGATCCGGTACTGAAAGGCGAGCGATGGATTTCTTGTCGTTCTTCCTTTAGACTTCACCATCTCCAAAATGCCTTCCTGTTCCAGCTTCAAAATAAAGCCGGCATATTCTTCGTATGTATGAAAGAAATTCCCCATGATTGCTTCCAATGCGGATAATCCTATCATTCTTTTCGGATAGCCATTAAGTGCGCGGTAGATTTCATCCACTATCCTTACCTCCGAACATTCTTTTTTCCTATTTTACTTAAAATGAAGGGAAATTGGAAATACAAGTCTGTGAAGAAAGTTAGGGGAATGTTGCACAGTTCAAGAAATGTTTGGTTTTGGGGAGGGGATTTCAATAAAAATCGTTTTACGGGCAATCAATAGATTTGTCAAAACAATAAAAAATGGAAATTTTTGTTGAGAAGTGTTTCTTTCCATTCATGTATTCTTTATTTTCGAAACTTATGAATTTTTATACATCGTAGTGTGTTTCTCTTTATATTCACTATAATAAGAAATTAAATACCTTTTGTAATTATTATGGATTCGCCATCGGACACTAATGTCGCATAAAAAATATCAATAGACATAATAAAACTGAATTTTCTCACTAGCGTCGCATTAAAATAATTTAACACCTTCAAATAAACCGAATTTTCTGAAATATAATCCAAACACAAAAAAATCCTTTATAATGGTTGGGTGGTAGTAAACCATCCAAATCCAATACAAAGGACAAAACCATGGATAAGTTTACACGAAAAACATCATTTGAACAATAGTTTTCACCAATTCATTTAAACTTATTTGACGATATGGTGAAATCCTATCAATTAGATTACTATACAAAGAAGCTTTATATGGCTTCATTTCTGAAATGACTGTTGTACGCTCAATTACATGAAACCGAGAGTTTGCGAGCTTTAAGTGACGCTGTTTTTTCTGAAGAATTACAACGTGCAACAGGTCTTCCATCGATTAGCTTTTCCCAATTAGGAAGACGAATCAACGCCATTCCAACGGTTTTCTTTCAATCGATTTTTCTTGATTTAGTGGCTCAAATTCATGAGAAAACACATTTTCAAAAGCGAAGAAAGCTGACAACGCCACTAAAAATCATTGATTCGAGTACGTTGCCACTGAATTTGAAGAACCACAAATGGGCAGAGTTCCGAAAAACAAAATCGGGCGTGAAGCTTCACTTGCGTCTTGTATTCATGGAAAAAGGACTTTCTTATCCCGACAAGGCCGTACTGACAAACGCAATCGAACATGATCGTGGTCAATTAGAGATATTCATTGATGATCAAGAATGCCTGTACGTGTTCGATCGTGGATACTTAGATTATGAGCGATTTGACCGTATGACGGATGTGTTTTCGTTTTTTGCTAATTTTCCAGAAAAATAAAATCTGAAATTTCAAAACTTATTTATGCGACGCTAGTGATGTAATATATATATAAACTTAAAAGAAATGACTAAAAACAAAAATAAAAAAGCTAATCCATTTCCCGATTTCCACCCTGCAAAACGGGAGATGGATTAGCTATATATTTGACAATCCCCTTCACCCAATTACATATTCAATAATATAAAATCTCTATATAATGGCATTTGATACATTTTCGCATAAACGGTGTCTCAAAAAATGAATGCTGGCAATTTTTTTGAATATGGGCAATTTGCTGTTCCAATTTAAGAATTTTTTCCTTCAGTTCGGCAATGTCCTTTTGCAACTCTTGAACATTATCGATAGAGAGATGAGCCATTTTCGACAAACTCCTTCGCTTTTTGTTTCATCCCTTCTTCCCTCACCGTTTTTTGCAGCTCATGTGAAATTTTCATCGAGCAAAACTTCGGCCCGCACATTGAACAAAAATGCGCGACTTTCGCCCCTTCCGCCGGCAATGTTTCATCATGATATTCCCGAGCTCGATCTGGATCAAGCGAAAGGTTGAACTGATCGTTCCAACGAAACTCAAAGCGCGCTTTTGATAACGCGTCATCCCGCCGTTGAGCTCCCGGGTGCCCTTTTGCTAAATCGGCCGCGTGTGCTGCGATTTTATAAGCGATCACTCCTTCACGCACATCATCTTTATTCGGCAGCCCTAAATGCTCTTTTGGCGTCACGTAACAAAGCATCGCCGTTCCGTACGCGCCAATGATCGCCGCTCCAATCGCGGATGTAATGTGGTCATATCCCGGCGCGATATCGGTCGTAAGCGGTCCTAATGTGTAAAACGGCGCACCTTTACAAATTTCGATTTGCTTATCGACATTTTCTTTAATTTTATGCATCGGCACATGCCCTGGCCCTTCGATCATCACTTGCACATCATGCTTCCAAGCGATTTCCGTTAATTCTCCAAGCGTCTCCAATTCAGCAAACTGTGCTTCGTCATTCGCATCGGCAATCGAGCCTGGACGCAGCCCGTCTCCAAGCGATACTGCAATATCGTACGTTTTCAAAATCTCGCATATCTCTTCAAAATGCGTGTATAAGAAGTTTTCTTCATGGTGGGCTAAACACCATTGCGCCATAATCGAGCCGCCGCGTGAAACAATGCCAGTCGTTCGGTTTACCGTCATCGGTATGTAACGAAGCAGCACCCCCGCGTGAATCGTAAAATAGTCCACCCCTTGTTCCGCTTGTTCGATGAGCGTATCACGGTAAATTTCCCACGTTAAGTCTTCAACGACGCCGTTTACTTTTTCAAGCGCTTGATAAATCGGAACTGTCCCGACAGGCACAGGGGAATTGCGAATAATATATTCTCGTGTCGCATGAATGTGTTTTCCCGTCGATAAGTCCATAATCGTGTCTGCTCCCCAGCGCACCGCCCAAAGCATTTTTTCGACTTCTTCTTCAATGGATGATGTGACTACGGAATTACCAATATTCGCGTTAATTTTTACATGAAAACGACTCCCAATAATCATCGGTTCACTTTCCGGATGGTTAATATTCGAAGGAATAATCGCTCTTCCTTCGGCAACTTCTTGACGTACGATTTCCGGATCTATATTTTCGCGAATCGCAACAAATTCCATCTCCGGCGTAATAATCCCTCGTTTTGCATAATGCATTTGTGTTACAGTTTTTCCTTTTTTTGCGCGCAGTGGTTTTCTCTCGAAAGGCAGAGTAATCTCTGATTGCTTCTCATTACGGAATCCGTTATCTTCCGGTTTCACTGGACGCCCCTCGTATTCTTCAACGTCGCCTCTTTCTAAAATCCAGCGTTTTCTTAGCGGAGGCAATCCTTTTTGAATGTCCGGCTGAAAATCAGGATCGGTGTAAGGACCGCTTGTGTCATAAACACGAACAGGTTCATTTTCAATGATTCCTGTTTCTGTCTTTGTTGGACTTAACGTAATTCCTCTCATCGGTACACGAATATCCGATCTTGAACCTTCGACATATACCTTTTTACTCGCAGGAAATTGCATGAAAGATTTGATGTTTTGCATGTAACTCCTCTCCCTTAAAATAATGATTTAGGATCTGAAGTTACACCAAAACGCGGGGCAGAGATAGGAGAATATATGCGGAAATAAAAATCGGGTTCTCTAAGAGAACCCGATGGAACGCAAATAGCGAAACGTACGCAACAAACACATACACTCCCGCTATCTACTTCCCTACGCTGGTATAACCCAGATCAGGTTCAAAGGGTCAAAGAACTTAAGCGCGTTCTTTTCTCAGTCCAAGCTATTGGACTCCCCTAGTAGATAAGCGACAAACTTATTTAATTTTTCTTAATATTAACATACTTATAAAGCAATGTAAATACGCTTCCTTATACGGTAAACCGGTTTAACATTGTTTGCATATTTTCTGCCATTTTGCTTAACGATGATGCCGATGAAGCAATTTCCTCCATCAGCTTGTTTGGTCAATCACCAATTCCCCTACAAGATTCATTAAATATTCCAACCGCTCTACATCCACTCGAACCGTCGAAGAAATTTTCTTTTTTTGCTGGTTGGCCTTTTGTTTTTTATTAAATTTAGTTTCCTCTGTTTCACGCGATTCTTTTTGGCTTGTCGATTCATCAAATATAGCTGTTTTTGAAATTTCTTTTAAGCTGCTTTGCTCAATCTCAGAAAGCTGGCTAATACATTCCAGCAGTTTTTCCTTCGTTCTGATAGTTAAAACTATGAAACACATCACTAGTGTCGCATAAAAAATACCAATAGACATAATAAATCTGAATTTTCTGTAACTATATTTTTCCAAAAAAAAATCCTTTATAATGGTTTGGTGGTAGTAAACCTATCCAAATCCAATATAAAGGAATTATGATTATGGATAAGTTTACACGAATAACATCATTTGAACAATGGTTTTCACCAATTCATTTCAACTTATTTGACGATATGGTGAAAGCCTATCAATTAGATTACTATACAAAGAAGCTTTATATGGCTTCATTTCTGAAATGACTGTTGTACGCTCAATTACATGAAACCGAGAGTTTGCGAGCTTTAAGTGACGCTGTTTTTTCTGAAGAATTACAACGTGCAACAGGTCTTCCATCGATTAGCTTTTCCCAATTAGGAAGACGAATCAACGCCATTCCAACGGTTTTCTTTCAATCGATTTTTCTTGATTTAGTGGCTCAAATTCATGAGAAAACACATTTTCAAAAGCGAAGAAAGCTGACAACGCCACTAAAAATCATTGATTCGAGTACGTTGCCACTGAATTTGAAGAACCACAAATGGGCAGAGTTCCGAAAAACAAAATCGGGCGTGAAGCTTCACTTGCGTCTTGTATTCATGGAAAAAGGACTTTCTTATCCCGACAAGGCCGTACTGACAAACGCAATCGAACATGATCGTGGTCAATTAGAGGTATTCATTGATCATCAAGAATGCCTGTACGTGTTCGATCATGGATACTTAGATTATGAGCGATTTGACCGTATGACGGATGATGCGTATTTCTTTGTTTCACGTTTACGAAAAAACGCTGTCGTCCGTGTGTTAGAACGATTTTCGCTACCTGAAGATTCACCCGTATTCTCCGATGAAATGGTGGTGATTAGAACACCACAAAATCGTTCTGAAAACGTGTTCCGTCTCATCAAATTGTTGGATGCAAAAGGAAATGAACTTCATTTACTGACGAATCGTTTTGATATGGATGCAGATGAAATTGCAGAAACCTACCAATCACGCTGGGCAATCGAACTTTCTTCAAATGGATGAAACAACACTTGAATATCAAGAAGTTCTACGGCCACAGTGAAATCCTCAATCATTAGTTGGAACATCAAAAGAATATTTAGTTTCCATTAATCTTTTTTATCTTGAATCAGCTCCTTTATTTTTCTAAACTTGCAAAAATCGAGTAGGAGGGAGTGATTAGCTCCCGTCCTCTCACACCACCGTACGTACGGTTCCGTATACGGCGGTTCAATTAAGATAATTGACGCAAGTCTTTATAACTTCCGTGAATAGCTGTTCTCTTTATGCCAGTGGTCACTCCACCCTCCAAGAGGTCTCCCACGGGATTCACCGCTTCCTTCCTCAAGTGAGGTACTACGTTTTCTGTGTTCATCATGACTCACTGAATGCCAAGGGCTATTCTCTCTTAATTGTTCAATCCTTCTTAGTAGTTCTAAACCAACTAATACTATGACCTCTGCTGACTTCTGACGGTTCAGCTACTTATCACTAAGTAGTGTTTTTGGCAAGTAGAAAATGGCTCTTACGTTCTTTTGGTGAAACCATATATGTACAGTCCTTCATCTCTTTATTAATTTTTTAAAAAAACATTTTATAAATGATATAACACTCGTTTTTCAAGTAAATCCAGCTTTGCCCGGCCATACATGATTCGTTTCATCAGCTTCAATCGGTGAACATGGCCTTCCACAACTCCGTTACTGTAGGAAGTACTAAATGCCAGCTTAATCGACTGTAAATCCCTACGGAGTCGAAGTGCACAATCATATAAATGATTGTTTGGAGAAGACAATTGTTTTTCCAACCATTTGAAAAATGCCGGATAGTTCCGTTCATCAAATGCTTCTCTAAATGTTTGAACCATTTGGTGGAAAGAATGAAGGGATGGGTACATCTTAAAGGATTGTTCAAGAAGTTGCAGTTCCTTTTCTAAAAGTCTAGATTTTCGTTTCCAAACATATGAAATCATTTGCCGTCTGGAAATTCGAACGGAAGATTCCTTAATCCCCTGCCGTTTTCTTTCTTTTCGTATGCTTTCGACTGCAACGCGGACACCTGAAAGTGTCCCCGTATATCCATATTTACGAAGTTGCGCATCAATTTCACGGATGGTCTTGCCCTCTTGTTCGAGTTGCTGAATGTATTGCTCAAAACCATCGGTTTGCCGTTTTCGCTTTCTTTTTACTTGAACCGGCATCTCGGTTATGTTGAGATATTTTGAAATGGTTCGGGGATCCATATGAAATTCTCTGGCCAACTCCGCTTTTTTCTTTCCTTTTTTGTATTCCTGTTGAATGCTTTTGATCATCATCCATTTCTTTTCGGCTCTTTCTTTTTGTCTCCTTTGCAGTTTGGTTTCATGCGGAAAGGTTTGTTGGTCCGTTTCTTCTTTTTCCAACGTGATGACGGAAGGAAGAATCGAGGTGAGGCAAGCATCGATCTGCTTCTTTACCGCCCGGACAAAATGCCATCGGTCATATACTTGCAAAATACTTTGCGAAGCGTTCTGAATCCCTTTCCGAAAAGCCTGATAGCCATCACGACTGACAACTTGGATGTTTTGACGATTTTTTAGCCATTTTGATATGGTTTCCGGATAACGTTCCGGAAGTAATGCAACAGGCTTGTGCGTGCTCAGATCACAAATGATCGTGCCATAGCTGTGTCCTTTCCGAAAAGCAAAGTCATCGATTCCGATAAAAGGGGGACACCTCTTGATGAATCTCCGTTTTCCGAATAAGGGAGAGCAATACGTCATGGCTGACAGGGAGGGACAGGGCTTTCGCTACTTTTTCGCCATTGAGGCAGCTGGTGGAAAACGCGATTTTACGTAATACTTCTTCGGACCGTAAAGTTCGGCGTCCATTTTTGGAAATCCAATCATACCGTTCAGTAAAAATTTTTTGGGTGCAATTGGGTTGGTCGCAAAACCATTTTCTTGTGATAAGCAGGATGGAAACAGCTTTTCCGGCAATCGGCAAATCTTGAATCATGCGTGTATATCGGCTGTGTGGACGTGTGGAAGGCACTTGGCAATGAGGACAAGGGCAGGATTCATGAGTGCTTCGAACAATAAAGGTAATGGAGGATGGTTCTTCTTGAATATCCAGAACTTCTAGGAAAGGATCCGGTGAAGACCAATGGATTTGACGATTCATCATTCATCACACCTTTTCTTTTATTATACTATAAAAGTAAAATTATAGGCCTTCACCAAAATTGCGTAAGAGCCACTTTTCTATTGCAAAATACACCAATCTTCCACTTTTGACATTCCAGTTTTCTCTGAACTCAGTGGGATTTAAAAATCACGGTGGAGGAAACGGACGAAGAACTGATCGAGATTTCTTTGAACTTAGTGGAATTTATGATCAGCTTGATAGCCCAGTGAATCGCAAAACTGTAATCGTTTTCTCTGAACTTAGTAGGATTTCAAGCCATAAAGCTCCAATTTGAACATTTTTTGATTACTAACTCTGTCCTTTTGAATAACCAAATACTGTAACTACTAATCCGGAAAAAACAATACCAGGAACCAAATAATTATTCCTTTTATTTAGTCAACCAAAATGGAAAAGCAGTGAAATATTACGATAGTTACTCGGAGGAAGAAAAAAGCGTACCATACGATACAATTGCGATTGACTTAGAAACTTTAATTGAAGAAGGGCCACAAGATTGAGCTGCTTAACGTAAAAAGCTAAGCAGCCCGGAAATACACGTAATATTGTTCATTCAATGATCACAACCGGTTCAAACAACCAATCTCTTGATTTGTAATTATTATCATCTCTATTTATAACCTCCCGAGTGATGCCATTTTCAATTAATAAATCTCTAAACCTTTTGCTCAGAAATACAGGTCTATACGCCCAGCTTCCATTGGATTTCAACTCTTTCATGATATTTATATCTTTAATAGGGTATTGTTCAAGATCCCTTTTATTATAGTGATATGGGTAATCAATCCGCCCCCTAATGTTACATGTTTGACATCGTTCTTCCGGTTCCGTGATAAAATAATAATGTTTCATTTCGGAACTCCACGATGGAAGAACATTTGTAGGAATCACTTGAAATACGGGCTGTGCAGGCTTTTTACCGCTATGTATCACCTCTCTCAATTCGTACCCTGTTATTTCCCACTCTTTCATTAAATACGCCATTTTCTCCGATACAACCCAGTAATCGACACCGACATTGACCATATATCGATCCCCCACTTTTAAAGTATCCATGACTAAAGGGGAAGTCTGAACTTTTTCCTGAAGTCCGCAAGATGGGCAAATCGTCTTCCATCCAATTCCATCCTGTTTATGTTCCAAAAATGCTTTGGGTGAATTACCTGTAGAACTTAACTTAAATAATGGCGATTTTTCAAAATCCAAATGATGAAACTTGCAGGAAAATGATTCACCACATGAAATTTGGTATTCTTGTTTTAAATGTGAAATGAGATATGAAAGTGTACTGATTCCTTCCGTTCCGTTGATTCGGATTGGAACCTGAAGATATACTTCAGTCCCCATTTTCGGCTTATCCGGAAAGTTTAATGAAATATCAAATTTTCCAAAAAGTCTTTCGAGTTCAC includes:
- a CDS encoding Wadjet anti-phage system protein JetD domain-containing protein, with product MDEIYRALNGYPKRMIGLSALEAIMGNFFHTYEEYAGFILKLEQEGILEMVKSKGRTTRNPSLAFQYRINKSLLQTGFHQEIQHYRNKFHPSINLDEYYKKDPSIWRHDLPYLIKINEYIKTFGFPKESVPAPERSFELVQDEKWLTEKGGKELLERIGLFHSFNIIPVSDPLMFAIHPKLVTKETQFHLIVENKTTYQGLLPALPSTEFSTLIYGSGKKIIHSIEQFQDQYPVNAQHHFFYFGDIDREGVSIWHSLNQKIKAHLALPFYKACLEKQPIAGKEYQRQYTEAQEKFISQFPQKEQEQLAMMFSQGKYYPQEILKSKELQEIWRGSDWNRWICKRY
- the thiC gene encoding phosphomethylpyrimidine synthase ThiC, which gives rise to MQNIKSFMQFPASKKVYVEGSRSDIRVPMRGITLSPTKTETGIIENEPVRVYDTSGPYTDPDFQPDIQKGLPPLRKRWILERGDVEEYEGRPVKPEDNGFRNEKQSEITLPFERKPLRAKKGKTVTQMHYAKRGIITPEMEFVAIRENIDPEIVRQEVAEGRAIIPSNINHPESEPMIIGSRFHVKINANIGNSVVTSSIEEEVEKMLWAVRWGADTIMDLSTGKHIHATREYIIRNSPVPVGTVPIYQALEKVNGVVEDLTWEIYRDTLIEQAEQGVDYFTIHAGVLLRYIPMTVNRTTGIVSRGGSIMAQWCLAHHEENFLYTHFEEICEILKTYDIAVSLGDGLRPGSIADANDEAQFAELETLGELTEIAWKHDVQVMIEGPGHVPMHKIKENVDKQIEICKGAPFYTLGPLTTDIAPGYDHITSAIGAAIIGAYGTAMLCYVTPKEHLGLPNKDDVREGVIAYKIAAHAADLAKGHPGAQRRDDALSKARFEFRWNDQFNLSLDPDRAREYHDETLPAEGAKVAHFCSMCGPKFCSMKISHELQKTVREEGMKQKAKEFVENGSSLYR
- a CDS encoding ISL3 family transposase, which gives rise to MTYCSPLFGKRRFIKRCPPFIGIDDFAFRKGHSYGTIICDLSTHKPVALLPERYPETISKWLKNRQNIQVVSRDGYQAFRKGIQNASQSILQVYDRWHFVRAVKKQIDACLTSILPSVITLEKEETDQQTFPHETKLQRRQKERAEKKWMMIKSIQQEYKKGKKKAELAREFHMDPRTISKYLNITEMPVQVKRKRKRQTDGFEQYIQQLEQEGKTIREIDAQLRKYGYTGTLSGVRVAVESIRKERKRQGIKESSVRISRRQMISYVWKRKSRLLEKELQLLEQSFKMYPSLHSFHQMVQTFREAFDERNYPAFFKWLEKQLSSPNNHLYDCALRLRRDLQSIKLAFSTSYSNGVVEGHVHRLKLMKRIMYGRAKLDLLEKRVLYHL
- a CDS encoding transposase family protein is translated as MMNRQIHWSSPDPFLEVLDIQEEPSSITFIVRSTHESCPCPHCQVPSTRPHSRYTRMIQDLPIAGKAVSILLITRKWFCDQPNCTQKIFTERYDWISKNGRRTLRSEEVLRKIAFSTSCLNGEKVAKALSLPVSHDVLLSLIRKTEIHQEVSPFYRNR